From Anaerolineales bacterium, a single genomic window includes:
- a CDS encoding M23 family metallopeptidase → MDESRYASGKRRRWKPLWLLRPALLFAMVAVIGVFGFSDAAGGSNVDPAQRPFILPFAGDPGPDSWYFIQPYGNTDFSYRFRDTTYVAGQGLHFGLDIAAPCGTPILAIGDGTVFSVDSWHGAAPHNLMINHGNGYASFYGHLLVRSHLKRGEKVKQGQVVGQVGDPDLTCASRPHLHLEIRSEGHTRAYNPLTLIDADWERLALVGGTPLIFEMDMDNPRQWQDMLDQPDVRFGYPLLNEYKNAWPPDW, encoded by the coding sequence ATGGATGAGAGCCGTTACGCGTCCGGGAAGAGACGACGATGGAAGCCGCTGTGGCTGCTGCGGCCGGCGCTGCTGTTTGCCATGGTCGCAGTCATCGGTGTTTTCGGTTTCTCGGATGCCGCCGGCGGATCGAACGTCGATCCAGCGCAGCGGCCGTTTATCCTGCCCTTTGCTGGTGATCCGGGCCCGGATAGCTGGTACTTTATCCAACCGTACGGCAATACGGACTTCTCCTATCGTTTTCGGGATACGACGTACGTGGCGGGCCAGGGGCTCCATTTTGGTTTGGACATCGCTGCGCCCTGTGGGACGCCCATTCTGGCGATTGGCGACGGCACGGTTTTCAGCGTCGACAGCTGGCATGGCGCAGCCCCGCATAATTTGATGATCAACCACGGGAACGGCTATGCTTCCTTCTACGGCCATTTGTTAGTCCGCTCGCATCTAAAGCGCGGAGAAAAGGTGAAGCAGGGACAGGTGGTCGGCCAGGTTGGTGATCCGGATTTGACCTGCGCATCGAGGCCGCATCTGCATTTAGAAATCCGCTCGGAAGGCCATACACGTGCCTACAATCCGCTCACGCTGATCGACGCCGATTGGGAGCGGCTCGCTCTCGTCGGCGGAACGCCGTTGATTTTCGAGATGGACATGGATAACCCTCGCCAATGGCAGGACATGCTGGATCAACCCGACGTTCGTTTCGGCTATCCCCTGCTGAACGAGTATAAAAATGCATGGCCTCCGGATTGGTAA
- a CDS encoding glycoside hydrolase family 1 protein, whose product MIKAIYHFPRGFLWGTATSSYQVEGYNHGSDWWAWEHESGRILQNQRSGKACEWWSGRWREDFDRAAETGQNAHRLSLEWSRIEPNPALWNDDAIAYYREIIQGALERGLDPMVTLHHFSTPQWIQDKGGWRNPEIVHHFRRYTRKVVKQLGDLVNLWVTINEPNTYLYFGYLQGDWPPGDHSLRRLPEVITNLVNAHVAAYETIHNVAPESRVGLAHHFRGFRPMNPGNPLDRWAARMKHRAFNDLFPRVFHTGRVQFSSFRLQLPQAARKQDFFGLNYYTTELCSFNPLKPGKVFEAGVYAKDADLSPQGFIANEPAGFWNALRWALRYNTPVYITENGTEDSGDDFRRRYLALHLHELWRAVNYSWPIRGYFHWTLIDNFEWERGWSQKFGLWGMDVETQKRSKRKSADFYAEICSLNGLSSETVASYAPDVLDLLFPPREPAELTEDG is encoded by the coding sequence ATGATTAAAGCCATCTATCATTTTCCGCGCGGTTTCTTGTGGGGCACCGCAACGTCTTCGTATCAAGTGGAAGGTTACAACCACGGCAGTGATTGGTGGGCCTGGGAGCACGAGAGTGGTCGGATTCTTCAGAACCAACGCTCCGGTAAAGCTTGCGAATGGTGGTCCGGCAGATGGCGGGAAGATTTCGACCGCGCAGCGGAAACGGGCCAGAATGCCCATCGACTTTCCCTCGAATGGAGCCGAATCGAACCGAATCCGGCGCTTTGGAACGATGACGCAATAGCGTATTACCGCGAGATCATCCAGGGGGCGCTCGAGCGTGGATTGGATCCCATGGTTACACTGCATCACTTCTCCACGCCGCAGTGGATTCAAGACAAGGGGGGGTGGCGAAACCCTGAAATCGTGCACCATTTCAGGCGCTATACCCGTAAGGTTGTCAAGCAGCTGGGGGACCTGGTCAATTTGTGGGTAACGATAAACGAGCCGAACACTTATCTTTACTTCGGTTATCTGCAAGGCGACTGGCCGCCTGGAGATCATAGTCTCCGCCGGCTTCCGGAGGTGATCACTAACCTCGTCAATGCACACGTGGCTGCGTACGAAACCATCCATAACGTAGCGCCGGAAAGCCGTGTTGGCCTGGCGCATCACTTTCGCGGTTTTCGACCGATGAATCCCGGCAACCCGCTGGATCGCTGGGCTGCCCGGATGAAACATCGAGCGTTCAACGACTTGTTTCCGCGGGTTTTTCACACTGGGCGGGTGCAGTTTTCGTCTTTCCGCTTGCAGCTGCCGCAGGCCGCCCGGAAGCAGGACTTTTTTGGTTTGAATTACTATACGACGGAGCTGTGTTCTTTCAATCCGCTGAAGCCAGGAAAGGTATTCGAGGCGGGCGTTTACGCCAAAGATGCCGATCTCAGTCCACAGGGTTTCATCGCCAACGAACCTGCGGGATTCTGGAATGCCTTACGTTGGGCCTTACGCTATAATACGCCGGTTTACATTACTGAAAATGGCACCGAGGACTCAGGCGATGATTTTCGCCGGCGCTATCTCGCCCTGCACCTCCACGAACTGTGGCGTGCGGTAAATTACAGCTGGCCCATCCGGGGATATTTTCACTGGACCCTGATCGACAATTTCGAATGGGAGCGTGGATGGTCGCAGAAATTCGGACTTTGGGGAATGGATGTGGAGACGCAAAAACGCAGCAAACGAAAGAGTGCCGATTTTTACGCGGAAATCTGCAGCTTGAATGGATTGTCTTCCGAAACGGTGGCGAGCTACGCCCCTGACGTCCTGGATTTACTATTTCCGCCAAGGGAACCGGCCGAGTTGACCGAAGATGGATGA
- a CDS encoding LysM domain-containing protein, whose amino-acid sequence MATSTLRPYFPTRSPTPQVKPTKAASQIPLGPTPTPLVHVVQENQTLIGIAILYGVDLEDLLLANPGIDPQFLSVGTELIIPNEGGQPVDVLLPTPTPVPLATSPVRCFPTYPNGLWCLLEISNDSPDDVEGVVSVVYLQDEAGQVLDQRAAYGPLNRLQAGARMPLAGFFSSPPEGVQTAVASMLSAVPVNDAESRYRQVDVHILSETPSPDGLSLRVLGELETTAGESEIEVGLRLLLVALDEYGTVIGFRIWDPGSSVVLGESIPFDCTVFSLDGTIDDFEVMAEARVIP is encoded by the coding sequence TTGGCTACGAGTACCCTGCGGCCATACTTCCCCACCAGATCTCCGACGCCTCAGGTGAAGCCTACAAAAGCCGCCTCACAGATTCCGCTCGGGCCCACTCCGACGCCACTCGTTCATGTCGTTCAGGAAAATCAGACGCTAATCGGCATCGCCATTCTCTACGGCGTAGACCTGGAGGATCTCCTGCTGGCCAATCCAGGCATCGACCCGCAATTCTTGAGTGTGGGCACAGAGTTGATCATCCCCAACGAGGGTGGGCAGCCCGTCGATGTGCTTTTGCCGACTCCCACGCCCGTACCGCTGGCGACTTCGCCCGTGCGCTGCTTCCCGACGTACCCGAATGGATTGTGGTGTCTTCTGGAGATCAGCAATGATTCTCCGGACGATGTCGAAGGAGTCGTCAGCGTGGTTTATCTCCAGGATGAGGCAGGTCAGGTGTTGGATCAACGCGCGGCCTACGGGCCGCTAAATCGATTGCAAGCCGGTGCCAGGATGCCTCTGGCGGGTTTCTTCTCTTCTCCCCCTGAAGGCGTGCAAACTGCCGTCGCCTCCATGCTCAGCGCCGTCCCGGTCAACGATGCGGAATCTCGCTACCGGCAGGTGGATGTGCACATTCTCTCCGAAACACCGAGCCCGGACGGCTTGAGCCTGCGGGTGCTTGGTGAACTGGAGACCACGGCCGGAGAAAGTGAGATTGAGGTGGGTCTGCGGCTGCTTTTGGTTGCACTCGATGAATACGGGACGGTGATCGGTTTTCGGATTTGGGATCCCGGCTCCTCGGTCGTGCTGGGGGAGTCGATCCCATTCGATTGCACCGTCTTCAGTCTCGATGGGACGATTGATGACTTCGAGGTCATGGCTGAGGCTCGCGTCATTCCATGA
- a CDS encoding tetratricopeptide repeat protein gives MLDFQLKIEERHVADSASTTLTEAIAAARAGNRSEARELLARLLRADSSNVEYWVWMSAVVESPRERKYCLESALRLDPTNRSALRGLTILGARKPDDSELSSAAQMPHRKFKFGLEAVEEEKPEEVAKPTLEITPKPKPKPTVDLPWKTIGMAVSGVVLVGTIILFLPQIKSAVRSIFGTQYFGSAAELPPLEGTATNTFEPGTPTATPLPAATRVMRTPIPTQMASTPLAMLVENSPTPTPMIGVTPHPEEAYDAGINALLKGDYESALSYFDQIIDSVPNPSADVFYFRGEALRLSGSFGSALLAYDNAVNKNADYTPAYIGRARAFLARDDDENALADYERALRREPLLAEIHIDLGKYYSSRKLWLKLESTMQESLELGVDTPWIYIYLSEAQLNLGNYVGALESALEGSADDPSLLEGYLAIGRAYISWGVNSVDASYFNAALWPLQTYTNYKPDDHRGWAALARASAGLGNLDEALEAANRSIQINNRHAPAYLARAIIKMQRGDYQAALDDLLLARRYGQETYDLLIHTAETNLYLGKYEDAIRSANAAQTAANDEPVFVNQQIKTAEVYALLGKIYESNPEAIDDAIMRWRWILGLEHVRPETLALAETHLAELLGEGPTRTPTKIPTAAPSDEPTDGEPSPTPTP, from the coding sequence ATGCTAGACTTCCAGTTAAAGATCGAGGAACGTCACGTGGCGGATTCAGCAAGCACGACGCTTACAGAAGCTATCGCAGCAGCACGAGCAGGGAACCGCTCGGAGGCTCGAGAATTACTCGCCCGTTTGCTGCGAGCAGACTCGTCGAACGTAGAGTACTGGGTTTGGATGAGCGCGGTTGTGGAATCGCCGCGCGAACGCAAGTACTGTCTCGAATCCGCCCTCCGTCTCGATCCAACCAACCGTTCGGCGCTGCGCGGCCTTACGATTCTCGGGGCCAGAAAACCGGACGATTCGGAGCTTTCCTCCGCAGCGCAAATGCCCCACAGGAAATTTAAATTTGGCCTGGAAGCAGTCGAGGAAGAAAAACCGGAGGAAGTAGCGAAACCAACACTCGAGATCACGCCAAAACCGAAACCGAAACCCACTGTGGATCTTCCCTGGAAAACCATAGGGATGGCCGTCTCAGGCGTAGTGCTCGTTGGGACAATCATTCTCTTCTTGCCTCAGATAAAATCCGCGGTACGATCGATATTTGGTACGCAGTACTTCGGCAGCGCTGCAGAACTTCCGCCACTCGAAGGTACAGCCACCAATACCTTCGAACCTGGAACCCCGACCGCAACTCCCCTTCCCGCGGCGACACGCGTCATGCGCACACCCATTCCAACCCAAATGGCGAGCACACCGTTGGCCATGCTGGTGGAAAACTCACCGACACCAACGCCCATGATCGGTGTAACCCCGCACCCTGAAGAAGCCTACGATGCGGGCATCAACGCCTTGCTCAAAGGAGATTACGAATCCGCCTTGAGCTACTTCGACCAAATTATCGATAGCGTTCCGAATCCATCGGCGGACGTATTTTACTTCCGCGGGGAAGCGCTGCGCCTTAGCGGCAGTTTCGGCTCGGCGCTACTCGCCTATGATAACGCCGTCAATAAGAACGCAGACTATACACCGGCTTACATCGGACGGGCACGGGCATTCCTGGCACGAGACGATGATGAGAACGCGCTGGCCGATTATGAGCGCGCCCTGCGTCGAGAGCCGCTGTTGGCGGAGATCCACATTGATTTAGGAAAATACTATTCTTCCCGAAAACTATGGTTGAAACTTGAAAGCACGATGCAGGAATCTCTCGAACTCGGTGTAGACACACCCTGGATTTACATTTACCTGAGCGAAGCGCAATTAAACCTTGGGAATTACGTTGGGGCATTAGAGAGTGCACTGGAAGGGAGCGCAGACGATCCCTCCTTGCTGGAAGGCTACCTCGCCATTGGCCGCGCCTACATTTCCTGGGGCGTGAACAGCGTTGATGCTTCGTATTTCAATGCTGCCCTTTGGCCGCTGCAAACTTATACGAACTATAAGCCGGACGATCATCGGGGTTGGGCGGCCCTGGCGCGTGCAAGCGCCGGGTTGGGCAATCTGGATGAAGCATTGGAAGCTGCTAATCGGTCCATTCAAATTAACAATCGTCATGCGCCAGCCTATCTCGCACGCGCCATTATCAAAATGCAGCGCGGCGACTACCAGGCTGCATTGGATGATTTGCTCCTTGCCCGTCGATATGGCCAGGAGACCTATGATCTTCTTATCCACACTGCGGAAACCAACTTGTACCTTGGAAAATACGAGGATGCAATTAGATCAGCCAATGCGGCACAAACGGCTGCCAACGACGAACCCGTATTCGTCAACCAACAGATTAAAACAGCCGAGGTGTATGCCCTCCTGGGGAAGATTTACGAATCCAATCCGGAAGCCATCGACGACGCAATCATGCGCTGGCGTTGGATCCTCGGCTTGGAGCATGTCCGTCCGGAGACCCTCGCCCTCGCAGAAACGCATCTCGCCGAGCTGCTCGGTGAGGGGCCGACTCGCACTCCTACGAAAATACCCACGGCAGCACCGTCCGACGAACCGACTGACGGCGAGCCTTCGCCGACACCTACGCCGTGA
- a CDS encoding GAF domain-containing protein yields the protein MRTWRRHIWWILAVASLVTLALWLRPSGGFVPQWDAILIGAAFSAFLANFPIPVGRVRINFTHAIGLTLGVALGPGAAGLAILIGLAIGESVRFVREFFQLNKSFDFWRGFKSWTLSLSRQLLSISGGLTVFLLLGGSPLVVTHQSPSIIASVGLGVAFTTLFISLHWLDHLLSDSPKALIHEFPIPFLVALIPVPFGVINAAAYIMLGFQTLIIYGAIVSLFSLVVSRLVVADRDIKRRIQEISTISRISQAMRSSLDLEDLLTTIYTQVSQLLQVNNFYVALHDTVENLITYPLAIRNGEKQVWHDRNFMDRLTDRVILQGTPILITHDASQALRSMGLPEIENAPEAWLGVPLVSPERTIGCLAVFHTDAQKSFENHDLDILTTLSGQAAVAIENALLYEQTRNRAQALASLNEITASMSSTLDPERALELVSQSIIRVSGGEKSAIFLFEKDLGELFLAHGLNLTDGFMKAWMTIPMEEEERIQAFIHERPILVADVDESELSEPIKTQLKEEGIRAFADFPLITPSGTIGQLSVYFAETESLQEDQIDLLKTFAAQAALAVANARAHAATDLALRKQVDQLATLETIGLEMNATLDTKELFEAILKHALRITNASQGNLSIFDPEQRALRIVAQRSYPDAPRNEESIFDINDGAPGVAYRTGKICNVADASSDPNYSNWIDDRTHSLLSVPITRQDSVLGVITVENTKPSAFNQEHEKFLGQLAAQAAVAITNARLYQQLETRFHEQSLLFTASTHIASTLDSDAIALAIAESVSIALESDGAKVSRWDPDQGTLSLQAGIWNGTPEKSASVTIQAGDVEAIETAMRESTTVQWTLKDAPSPAAKVYLSAFHGAASILIVPIIAGDQTLGTIEVFSAKERLYVENTIRTAQTIASQAAIALENAELFRRIRESHNRLLAILNSTRESMLMIDPQGRIILANTQFAAQAGLPIEQLIGKNLTGAEFDMTKTLGFSREELQDFISRLQHGDADREKATVFEGVKSPRRTFQRSITPVRDAIGLLIGSLLVFRDVTEEQELEEARKQLTEMIVHDLRGPLTAILGSLKLLEETIPAKSPSPVASQAITVSHRSVQQMLDLVNSLLDIAKLESDEIDLSVESISIKQLCEEMVETYVHEANDAGIILDCTCAKRLSKISVDKEKIRRVIGNLLDNALRFTPAGGRVDLTTQKSDGGILIQVIDTGPGVPREFRERIFERFGQVPGLDGKRRGTGLGLAFARLAVDAHGGRIWVDENPDGGSIFYVFLPYC from the coding sequence ATGAGAACGTGGCGGCGCCACATCTGGTGGATCCTGGCTGTAGCCAGCCTGGTCACCCTTGCCTTGTGGCTGCGTCCTTCGGGCGGATTCGTCCCGCAGTGGGATGCGATATTAATTGGCGCAGCTTTTTCAGCCTTCCTTGCGAATTTTCCTATCCCTGTCGGTCGGGTGCGGATCAATTTTACCCACGCCATCGGCCTGACCTTGGGAGTCGCACTCGGACCCGGCGCAGCCGGATTGGCGATCTTGATTGGATTGGCGATCGGGGAATCAGTTCGTTTCGTTCGTGAGTTCTTTCAGTTGAACAAATCGTTCGATTTCTGGCGAGGTTTCAAGTCCTGGACGCTCAGCCTCAGCCGGCAACTGTTAAGCATCTCCGGCGGATTAACCGTATTCCTGCTGCTGGGAGGCAGCCCGCTCGTTGTAACCCATCAATCACCATCGATTATCGCCAGCGTCGGATTGGGGGTAGCATTTACGACACTGTTCATCTCCCTGCATTGGCTCGATCACCTTCTCTCTGATTCTCCAAAAGCCTTGATCCACGAATTCCCCATCCCGTTCCTCGTGGCGTTAATTCCCGTACCTTTCGGCGTCATCAACGCCGCAGCATACATCATGCTCGGTTTCCAGACATTGATCATCTACGGTGCCATCGTTTCGTTGTTTTCACTCGTCGTCAGCCGGTTGGTCGTTGCCGACCGCGATATCAAGCGCAGGATACAAGAGATTTCGACCATCAGCAGAATCAGCCAGGCCATGCGCTCCAGCCTCGACCTGGAAGACCTGCTGACGACGATCTACACACAGGTATCCCAACTGTTACAAGTGAATAATTTCTACGTCGCGCTCCACGATACCGTCGAAAACCTGATCACCTATCCACTGGCAATTCGAAACGGTGAAAAACAGGTATGGCACGACCGGAATTTCATGGACCGCCTCACCGACCGGGTCATTCTCCAGGGTACGCCGATCCTCATCACCCATGATGCATCCCAAGCCTTACGCTCAATGGGACTCCCAGAAATTGAAAACGCGCCCGAAGCATGGCTCGGTGTACCCCTCGTGAGTCCAGAACGAACGATCGGCTGTCTGGCTGTGTTTCACACCGATGCACAAAAATCATTCGAAAACCACGACCTCGACATTTTAACGACTCTGAGCGGTCAAGCTGCCGTTGCCATCGAGAATGCCCTGCTCTACGAGCAGACGCGGAATCGAGCTCAGGCGCTGGCTTCATTAAACGAGATCACCGCCTCGATGAGCTCCACGCTCGATCCCGAACGCGCCCTCGAACTGGTCAGCCAATCGATCATTCGCGTCAGCGGAGGTGAGAAGTCCGCCATCTTCCTCTTCGAGAAAGATCTGGGAGAGTTATTTCTGGCACACGGGCTCAATCTCACTGACGGCTTTATGAAAGCGTGGATGACCATCCCTATGGAAGAAGAAGAGCGCATTCAAGCCTTCATCCACGAGCGTCCGATCCTGGTTGCAGACGTTGACGAATCGGAACTTTCGGAGCCGATAAAAACGCAATTGAAAGAAGAGGGGATTCGAGCCTTCGCAGATTTCCCCTTGATTACGCCGTCCGGCACGATCGGACAGCTCTCGGTGTATTTCGCAGAGACGGAAAGTCTTCAGGAAGATCAGATCGATTTATTAAAGACTTTCGCCGCCCAGGCGGCTTTAGCCGTGGCCAACGCTCGTGCACATGCAGCGACGGATCTCGCCCTGCGCAAACAAGTCGACCAATTGGCCACACTGGAAACGATCGGCCTCGAGATGAACGCCACCCTCGACACCAAAGAACTTTTCGAAGCCATCTTGAAGCATGCGCTCCGCATTACCAACGCATCCCAGGGGAATCTTTCCATCTTCGATCCCGAGCAGCGCGCGCTGCGGATCGTTGCCCAGCGCTCCTACCCGGATGCACCGCGCAACGAAGAATCCATCTTCGACATCAACGATGGCGCACCGGGTGTCGCCTACCGGACAGGAAAAATCTGCAACGTCGCAGACGCGTCTTCTGATCCGAATTACAGCAATTGGATAGACGATCGTACGCACAGCTTGCTCAGCGTACCGATAACTCGTCAGGACAGCGTTCTTGGCGTAATCACGGTAGAGAATACGAAACCTTCCGCGTTCAATCAAGAGCATGAAAAATTCCTCGGTCAACTCGCCGCGCAAGCCGCCGTCGCCATCACCAACGCAAGACTTTATCAACAACTGGAAACGAGATTTCACGAGCAATCATTGCTCTTCACCGCAAGCACGCACATCGCCTCCACGCTTGACAGCGATGCAATTGCACTCGCCATCGCGGAGAGCGTCAGCATCGCCTTGGAGAGTGATGGCGCAAAAGTCTCGCGGTGGGACCCCGACCAGGGCACGCTCTCGCTCCAGGCCGGCATCTGGAACGGGACACCCGAGAAGTCCGCTTCGGTCACCATTCAGGCAGGTGATGTCGAAGCCATCGAGACCGCCATGCGGGAATCTACAACTGTTCAGTGGACGCTGAAGGACGCGCCGAGTCCGGCAGCAAAAGTGTATCTATCTGCTTTTCATGGAGCAGCAAGTATCTTGATCGTTCCCATCATCGCCGGGGATCAGACTCTGGGCACGATCGAAGTCTTCTCTGCCAAGGAACGTCTGTACGTCGAAAATACGATCCGCACCGCGCAGACGATCGCCAGTCAGGCCGCGATCGCCCTCGAGAATGCGGAATTATTCCGCCGCATCCGCGAGAGTCACAATCGCCTCTTGGCAATCCTGAACTCCACGAGAGAATCGATGTTGATGATCGACCCGCAAGGACGAATCATCCTCGCCAATACCCAATTCGCAGCACAGGCAGGTCTACCCATCGAGCAGTTGATTGGAAAAAACCTGACCGGCGCAGAATTCGACATGACCAAAACGCTCGGATTCAGCCGCGAGGAGCTGCAAGATTTCATCTCTCGGCTGCAGCACGGCGATGCCGACCGGGAAAAAGCCACCGTTTTCGAAGGCGTAAAATCTCCGCGGCGCACTTTTCAACGATCGATCACACCCGTCCGGGACGCAATCGGTCTTCTGATCGGCTCGCTGCTCGTCTTCAGAGACGTCACCGAAGAGCAGGAATTGGAAGAAGCGCGCAAGCAATTGACGGAGATGATCGTCCATGATTTGCGCGGCCCCCTGACGGCGATCCTCGGCAGCCTTAAACTGCTCGAAGAAACCATTCCGGCGAAATCTCCTTCTCCCGTCGCCAGCCAGGCGATCACCGTCTCCCACCGCAGCGTTCAGCAAATGCTCGATCTGGTCAATTCCCTCTTGGACATCGCCAAACTCGAATCCGATGAAATCGATCTCTCCGTTGAAAGTATCTCGATCAAGCAGTTGTGTGAAGAGATGGTGGAAACCTACGTTCACGAAGCCAACGACGCGGGAATCATCCTCGACTGTACTTGCGCCAAGCGGCTGTCGAAAATATCCGTCGACAAGGAAAAAATACGACGCGTGATCGGTAACCTGCTCGATAATGCGCTGCGCTTCACGCCAGCAGGCGGTCGTGTCGATTTGACCACACAGAAATCGGATGGGGGAATCCTCATTCAAGTGATCGACACCGGACCCGGCGTGCCCAGAGAATTTCGGGAACGCATTTTCGAACGATTCGGTCAGGTGCCGGGGTTAGACGGCAAGCGCCGCGGGACCGGTTTGGGACTCGCTTTTGCACGTCTGGCCGTCGACGCGCATGGGGGCAGGATATGGGTGGATGAGAATCCGGATGGCGGAAGCATCTTCTACGTCTTCCTGCCATATTGCTGA